A genomic segment from Azospirillum sp. TSH58 encodes:
- a CDS encoding TolC family protein, which translates to MTRFASSFRPRGHKARASFVLAAAALLASGCSVSPKPLSDDENVSRLREDMSVIMAPQEPITGPVSMHEAMARAIKYNLDERVKLMEMAVANQQLDLSRFDMLPRLVAGAGYTGRNNESGSESLNLATGRRTGESTTATDRHRRTADLGFTWNILDFGVSYLRARQNSNLVLIADERRRRVVQGILQDVRTSYWRAVAAERLLKRIEPLEKRIEAARKNANALEAQRVQAPLQTLSYQRALVDTLRQLQTLRRELVAAKSQLGALMGLPPGENFTIQMPPDVTGKDVPAITASVESLETYALLNRPELLEESYNARITADETRRALLKLLPGIDLNAGLHYDSNSFLLNQRWADYGARVSWNILSLASAPDTHAFSKAQEELVAFRRQALSVAVLSQVRVAMVQFRELSQEFSLNADQAAIDRRIRQQYVNSSTVGQQGDMSVIQAEVSELVSDLRRDLVYADLQNAYARVMVSAGVDPMPEAVPSQDLTTLRQAVSDGLGTWQQKAGGTARLQDLLVPATTSEKAPVEKAPVEKAAEPKTEPKGAPVAARGEEPADRKAAAPERVTVAELPQQPAATMATPMTVSYSPPTRPEPAKVYSVPPSALSPLGRASAR; encoded by the coding sequence ATGACCCGGTTCGCTTCCTCCTTCCGGCCGCGGGGCCACAAGGCCCGCGCGTCCTTCGTCCTGGCTGCCGCCGCGCTGCTCGCCAGCGGATGTTCCGTCAGCCCGAAGCCCCTCTCCGATGACGAGAACGTGTCCCGCCTGCGCGAGGACATGTCGGTCATCATGGCGCCGCAGGAGCCGATCACCGGCCCCGTGTCGATGCACGAGGCGATGGCGCGGGCCATCAAGTACAACCTCGACGAACGCGTGAAGCTGATGGAAATGGCGGTCGCCAACCAGCAGCTCGATCTGTCGCGCTTCGATATGCTGCCGCGTCTCGTGGCGGGGGCGGGCTACACCGGGCGCAACAACGAATCCGGATCGGAAAGCCTCAACCTCGCCACCGGCCGCCGCACGGGCGAGAGCACCACGGCGACGGACCGGCATCGCCGGACCGCCGACCTGGGCTTCACCTGGAACATTCTCGATTTCGGCGTCAGCTACCTGCGCGCCCGCCAGAACTCCAACCTCGTCCTGATCGCCGACGAGCGCCGCCGCCGCGTCGTCCAGGGCATCCTGCAGGACGTGCGCACCTCCTATTGGCGCGCGGTCGCGGCGGAGCGGCTGCTGAAGCGGATCGAGCCGCTGGAGAAGCGCATCGAGGCGGCCCGCAAGAACGCGAACGCCCTGGAGGCCCAGCGCGTCCAGGCCCCGCTGCAGACCCTTTCCTACCAGCGCGCGCTGGTCGACACGCTGCGCCAGCTCCAGACGCTGCGGCGCGAACTGGTCGCCGCCAAGTCGCAGCTCGGCGCGCTGATGGGCCTGCCGCCGGGCGAGAACTTCACCATCCAGATGCCGCCGGACGTCACCGGCAAGGACGTGCCGGCGATCACGGCGTCGGTCGAATCCCTGGAAACCTACGCGCTCCTCAACCGTCCGGAGCTGCTGGAGGAGTCCTACAACGCCCGCATCACCGCCGACGAGACGCGCCGCGCCCTGCTGAAGCTGCTGCCGGGCATCGACCTGAACGCTGGCCTGCATTACGACAGCAACAGCTTCCTGCTGAACCAGCGCTGGGCCGATTACGGAGCGCGGGTGTCGTGGAACATCCTGTCCCTGGCCTCGGCCCCGGACACCCACGCCTTCTCCAAGGCGCAGGAGGAGCTGGTCGCCTTCCGCCGTCAGGCCCTCAGCGTGGCGGTGCTGAGCCAGGTGCGCGTGGCGATGGTGCAGTTCCGCGAGCTGTCGCAGGAGTTCTCGCTCAACGCCGATCAGGCGGCGATCGACCGCCGCATCCGGCAGCAGTACGTCAACAGCAGCACGGTCGGCCAGCAGGGCGACATGAGCGTGATCCAGGCCGAGGTGTCGGAACTCGTCTCCGATCTGCGGCGCGATCTCGTCTACGCCGACCTGCAGAACGCCTACGCCCGCGTCATGGTGTCGGCGGGCGTCGATCCGATGCCGGAGGCCGTTCCGTCCCAGGATCTCACGACGCTGCGTCAGGCGGTGTCCGACGGGCTGGGCACCTGGCAGCAGAAGGCCGGTGGCACGGCGCGCCTCCAGGATCTGCTGGTTCCCGCCACGACCTCCGAGAAGGCCCCGGTGGAGAAGGCTCCGGTCGAAAAGGCGGCCGAGCCGAAGACCGAGCCGAAGGGCGCCCCGGTCGCCGCGCGCGGCGAGGAGCCGGCGGATCGCAAGGCCGCGGCACCGGAGCGCGTGACGGTGGCCGAACTGCCGCAGCAACCGGCCGCCACCATGGCCACCCCGATGACGGTGTCCTACAGCCCGCCCACGCGGCCGGAACCGGCGAAGGTCTACTCGGTGCCGCCGAGCGCTCTGTCCCCGCTGGGGCGTGCCTCCGCGCGCTGA
- a CDS encoding efflux RND transporter periplasmic adaptor subunit: MPDDVKSVRMEAANPLNSLLLLLNLQQEARQAQNPEALRFLIVNQTRRMIAYQQAVFLTVAPSGKARLEAVSNVAVPERDAPFTRWLEAAASAIAAGAEARNLHGIAPTEVPPALARDWGQWGPAQALWVPLPGPDGTVTAVLWLARDDAWTEGEKVLLAQLSGGYGHAWWALTRAGRRSGVRARKGVWALAVVAVLAAVLAIPVPQSTLAPAEVAPRDPLIVSAPLEGVIERFHVQPNEPVTTGQPLFTFEATVLKSRLEVARKALASAEAELLTASQGAFTDPLSKARIAQLKTQVELRRAEMDFARDLMDRVTVKAERTGIAVFTDANDWLGKPVAVGERILTLADPQAAEVDVHVPVNDAIVLQEGAEVSLYLNVDPLRPLRARVSHASYEPGLTPGGVLAYRVRADLAPDQPTPRIGLRGTAKIQGERVPLAFYLFRRPLAALRQTVGL; encoded by the coding sequence GTGCCCGATGACGTCAAATCCGTCCGGATGGAGGCGGCCAACCCGCTGAACAGCCTCCTGCTCCTCCTGAACCTGCAGCAGGAGGCCCGGCAGGCCCAGAATCCGGAGGCGCTGCGCTTCCTCATCGTGAACCAGACGCGGCGGATGATCGCCTACCAGCAGGCGGTGTTCCTGACCGTCGCGCCGTCGGGCAAGGCGCGGCTGGAGGCGGTGTCCAACGTCGCCGTTCCGGAACGCGACGCTCCCTTCACCCGCTGGCTGGAGGCCGCCGCCTCGGCCATCGCCGCGGGGGCGGAAGCGCGCAACCTGCACGGCATCGCTCCCACCGAGGTGCCGCCCGCGCTGGCCCGCGACTGGGGGCAGTGGGGACCGGCGCAAGCGTTGTGGGTGCCCCTGCCGGGGCCGGACGGCACCGTCACGGCGGTGTTGTGGCTGGCCCGCGACGACGCCTGGACGGAAGGCGAGAAGGTGCTGCTCGCGCAGCTCTCCGGCGGCTATGGACACGCCTGGTGGGCGCTGACCCGGGCGGGACGCCGCTCCGGTGTCCGGGCGCGCAAGGGGGTGTGGGCGCTGGCGGTGGTGGCGGTCCTGGCGGCGGTCCTGGCCATCCCGGTGCCGCAATCGACGCTGGCTCCGGCGGAGGTGGCGCCGCGCGACCCGCTGATCGTCAGCGCGCCGCTGGAAGGCGTGATCGAACGCTTCCACGTGCAGCCGAACGAGCCGGTGACCACCGGCCAACCGCTGTTCACCTTCGAGGCGACGGTTCTGAAGAGCCGCCTGGAGGTGGCGCGCAAGGCGCTGGCTTCGGCGGAGGCGGAGTTGCTGACCGCCTCGCAGGGGGCCTTCACCGATCCGCTGAGCAAGGCGCGCATCGCCCAGTTGAAGACCCAGGTGGAGCTGCGCCGGGCGGAGATGGACTTCGCCCGCGACCTGATGGACCGCGTCACCGTGAAGGCGGAGCGGACGGGCATCGCCGTCTTCACCGACGCCAACGACTGGCTGGGCAAGCCGGTGGCGGTCGGCGAGCGCATCCTGACCCTGGCCGATCCGCAGGCCGCGGAGGTCGACGTGCATGTGCCGGTCAACGACGCGATCGTGCTGCAGGAGGGGGCGGAGGTCAGCCTCTATCTGAACGTCGATCCGCTGCGTCCGCTGCGCGCCAGGGTGTCCCACGCCAGTTACGAACCGGGGCTGACCCCGGGCGGGGTTCTGGCCTACCGCGTCCGCGCCGATCTGGCGCCGGACCAGCCGACGCCGCGCATCGGGCTGCGCGGCACCGCCAAGATCCAGGGGGAGCGGGTGCCGCTGGCCTTCTACCTGTTCCGCCGTCCGCTGGCGGCGCTGCGCCAGACCGTGGGGCTCTGA
- a CDS encoding efflux RND transporter periplasmic adaptor subunit — protein MMCRFRPSRFLAALSIALLPLPLAAADPAPVPEGGVRALIEARQHAVLSSEIAGRIGRITVEAGQSFKAGQTLIAFDCSHYQAAVDAARANLRAADVTVRQSRRLEQLKSIGGAEVEMAEVKAEAARADLRKAEIEVRRCDVKAPFDGKVVEQRIREHESVPAGTALLEVLSDRDLRVELIVPSSWLVWLKPGQRFELRIDETGEALDGEVTLIGARVDPVSQSLKVTGKLLADKQGNAPNLVAGMSGTARFNPAEEAKGAR, from the coding sequence ATGATGTGCCGCTTTCGCCCCTCACGCTTCCTCGCTGCGCTGTCTATCGCGCTGCTCCCCCTGCCGCTTGCCGCCGCCGACCCGGCGCCGGTCCCCGAAGGCGGGGTCCGCGCGCTGATCGAGGCGCGGCAGCACGCCGTGCTGTCCAGCGAGATCGCCGGGCGCATCGGGCGAATCACCGTGGAGGCGGGCCAGTCCTTCAAGGCGGGGCAGACGCTCATCGCGTTCGACTGCAGCCATTATCAGGCGGCGGTCGATGCGGCCCGCGCCAACCTGCGCGCCGCCGACGTCACGGTGCGGCAGAGCCGGCGCCTGGAGCAGCTGAAGTCGATCGGCGGGGCCGAGGTCGAGATGGCCGAGGTGAAGGCCGAGGCCGCCCGTGCCGATCTGCGCAAGGCGGAGATCGAGGTCCGCCGTTGCGACGTGAAGGCGCCCTTCGACGGCAAGGTGGTGGAACAGCGGATCCGCGAGCATGAGTCGGTTCCCGCCGGCACGGCCCTGCTCGAAGTGCTGTCCGACCGCGATCTTCGCGTGGAGTTGATCGTCCCGTCCTCCTGGCTGGTCTGGCTGAAGCCCGGCCAGCGGTTCGAGCTGCGCATCGACGAGACGGGCGAGGCCCTGGACGGCGAGGTCACCCTGATCGGCGCCCGCGTCGACCCGGTCAGCCAGTCGTTGAAGGTGACGGGCAAGCTGCTGGCCGACAAGCAGGGCAACGCCCCGAATCTGGTCGCCGGCATGAGCGGAACCGCCCGCTTCAACCCGGCGGAGGAGGCCAAAGGTGCCCGATGA
- a CDS encoding HlyD family efflux transporter periplasmic adaptor subunit, protein MGAAAIGMTTGPAVVTPVDPLDSVRLPPLREELQLLPAPPAVDGSPCWTIHDPVRNRYFRIGHGAFEVIARWHHGSPRAIAAAVAAETVLQPEAEDVVGLYKFLASSNLTQDADVDFLAKQTAARRTSWWMWLLHNYLFFRIPLVRPDAFLNATVRYVAPFYSRAWLWTVIGAGILGIILAMRQWDSFAHTFLHFFTLEGMALYGLTLLVTKTLHELGHAYTAKRFGCRVPTMGAAFLVMWPVLYTDTSDAWRLVSRRARLHIAAAGMLTELALAAFATLAWSFLPDGPLRSAAFFVATVSWVTTLTINLSPFMRFDGYYLLADALDVPNLQDRAFALARWRLREWLFGLGDEVPERFDPWMHRVLLAYAFATWVYRLVLFIGIAVLVYHVFIKVLGIVLFAVEVGWFILRPLVNEMMEWWERRGSLRPNRNLLMTLGGLTALVWLAFVPVTGSIAVPSVWRAEGFSTLFAPVPSRIAEVLVQPGQRVAAGDLLFRLEAPELTSRLQQSELRIALAQDRIDRMLAARDGLDRVRVMEEDLAAGLADRQGLLDGLARLEIRAPIAGTVVDVADALRPGRWVGPSLALGQIVADGGGELVGYVAENDLTRVMAGAAAVFHPDDPLRPRMEARVTAVDRVGVKGLDVPALASIHGGPIAVESQTGPSMGRTNAEAARSNLKPVEAVYRVTLAPLDRTQAGPAHQMRGVARVDGEARSLADRFWRTALAVLIRETGF, encoded by the coding sequence ATGGGCGCCGCCGCCATCGGCATGACGACGGGACCGGCGGTCGTCACGCCGGTGGACCCGCTGGACAGCGTGCGGTTGCCGCCGCTGCGCGAGGAGTTGCAGCTGCTGCCGGCCCCGCCGGCGGTGGACGGCTCGCCCTGCTGGACGATCCACGACCCGGTGCGCAACCGCTATTTCCGCATCGGCCACGGCGCCTTCGAGGTCATCGCGCGCTGGCATCACGGGTCGCCCCGCGCCATTGCCGCCGCGGTGGCCGCCGAAACGGTCCTGCAGCCGGAGGCGGAGGACGTGGTCGGCCTCTACAAGTTCCTGGCCTCCAGCAACCTGACCCAGGACGCCGACGTCGATTTCCTGGCGAAGCAGACGGCGGCGCGGCGCACGTCCTGGTGGATGTGGCTGCTGCACAATTACCTGTTCTTCCGCATTCCGCTGGTCCGCCCGGACGCCTTCCTGAACGCCACGGTGCGCTATGTGGCGCCCTTCTACAGCCGCGCTTGGCTGTGGACGGTGATCGGGGCGGGGATTCTGGGCATCATCCTGGCGATGCGCCAGTGGGACAGCTTCGCCCACACCTTCCTGCATTTCTTCACGCTGGAGGGCATGGCGCTCTACGGCCTGACCCTGCTGGTGACCAAGACGCTGCACGAGCTGGGGCACGCCTACACGGCGAAACGCTTCGGTTGCCGGGTGCCGACCATGGGGGCGGCCTTCCTGGTGATGTGGCCGGTGCTCTACACCGACACCAGCGACGCGTGGCGGCTCGTCTCCCGCCGCGCCCGGCTGCACATCGCGGCGGCGGGCATGCTGACGGAACTGGCGCTGGCCGCCTTCGCCACCCTGGCCTGGAGCTTCCTGCCCGACGGGCCGCTGCGCAGCGCCGCCTTCTTCGTGGCGACGGTGAGCTGGGTGACGACCCTGACGATCAACCTCAGCCCCTTCATGCGCTTCGACGGCTATTATCTGCTCGCCGACGCGCTGGACGTGCCGAACCTGCAGGACCGCGCCTTCGCGCTGGCCCGCTGGCGGCTGCGGGAATGGCTGTTCGGCCTGGGCGACGAGGTGCCGGAGCGGTTCGATCCGTGGATGCACCGGGTGTTGCTGGCCTACGCCTTCGCCACCTGGGTCTACCGGCTGGTGCTGTTCATCGGCATCGCGGTGCTGGTCTATCACGTCTTCATCAAGGTGCTGGGCATCGTGCTGTTCGCGGTGGAAGTCGGCTGGTTCATCCTGCGCCCGCTGGTCAACGAGATGATGGAATGGTGGGAGCGGCGGGGCAGCCTGCGGCCCAACCGGAACCTCCTGATGACTTTGGGCGGCCTGACCGCGCTGGTGTGGCTGGCCTTCGTGCCGGTCACCGGCTCCATCGCCGTGCCGTCGGTGTGGCGGGCGGAGGGGTTCTCGACCCTGTTCGCCCCGGTGCCGTCCCGCATCGCGGAGGTGCTGGTCCAACCCGGCCAGCGCGTGGCGGCGGGCGACCTGCTGTTCCGCCTGGAGGCGCCGGAGCTGACCAGCAGGCTGCAGCAGTCGGAGTTGCGCATCGCGCTGGCCCAGGACCGCATCGACCGCATGCTGGCCGCCCGCGACGGGCTGGACCGGGTGCGCGTGATGGAGGAGGATCTGGCCGCCGGGCTCGCCGACCGGCAGGGTCTGCTCGACGGTCTGGCGCGGCTGGAGATCCGCGCGCCGATCGCCGGAACGGTGGTGGATGTCGCCGACGCGCTGCGCCCCGGCCGCTGGGTGGGGCCGTCGCTGGCGCTGGGCCAGATCGTGGCCGACGGCGGCGGGGAACTGGTCGGCTATGTGGCCGAGAACGACCTGACCCGCGTGATGGCGGGCGCCGCCGCGGTGTTCCACCCCGACGATCCGCTGCGCCCCCGCATGGAGGCGCGGGTGACGGCGGTGGACCGGGTCGGCGTGAAGGGGCTGGACGTTCCCGCCCTGGCCTCGATCCACGGCGGTCCCATCGCGGTGGAAAGCCAGACCGGCCCGTCGATGGGGCGGACCAACGCCGAGGCCGCGCGTTCCAACCTGAAGCCGGTGGAGGCCGTTTACCGGGTGACCCTGGCGCCGCTGGACCGGACGCAGGCGGGACCCGCCCACCAGATGCGCGGCGTGGCCCGCGTCGACGGCGAGGCGCGCAGCCTGGCCGACCGCTTCTGGCGCACCGCGCTGGCCGTGCTCATCCGCGAAACCGGGTTCTGA